A genomic stretch from Chelmon rostratus isolate fCheRos1 chromosome 14, fCheRos1.pri, whole genome shotgun sequence includes:
- the si:dkey-75a21.2 gene encoding uncharacterized protein si:dkey-75a21.2, with translation MCPTWCRSCNKATDREQSLVTLEELLPEQYSHTVCSFETTGDINFKAAIKLKLSSEEETKRWLEDFQRSSGYTWRKSKTYPNAGRYNKYRVDYRCRTMKKNTSCPATLFLILKRQPGCGERKSRSGDPHMKEGLVLHVNLRNEHNHHVSCTAATTRRDVSRETVEKLKKLFESGHSPSSALSMLKYDLQEEEQDNYVYAAADRSVCPDLQFCYRLYCKLFRKAYSAAPGEEMFKDLEQTIANYNKEQGDVCARMCKTTDNQLVIAICTPMMRRVHARLKESSEMVFVDSTGNFNRHKHRLFLLLTHSSAGGLPLGVFITTSQTQATISAAVELLQTVFPPDRFFGHPEGPLVAMTDNCTTLRQALHEAFPKATLVLCVSHLLQAMWRWLWSSSNGVPVQHRAHLLKSFRGLVYASTPAALMDGYNRLIEDHIVSQHPKFVRHLQEVFKQREEWAICLQVQLSARGNQTNDYVESAMRVVKEKVLHQLKAYNVTQLVNFVVTRMEAHYTRRLTDVANNRLQTSLKRLLKTDGIGTDSVVQNDRDSYTVASSSNAAVSYHVNMDIGCCTCPAGIMGGHCKHQSTVAMMFGHNDSGLRSLSPDTRKLYYQIATGRDIPEDWLQTLVLDKPPVSERAAEMYSCPATDTDAESLLEPKESSLIQTHPSTSVETDTSELPLKERLNSMFLDITKKLDNPDFTHSITSFMKTYENIKTDSAMVSALSSFGKSLQTKARGCKRLRGYLQTSTHIGVQSTAVSRRKTFLGGRRVSSSGRPPKPMRKDHAYGRTGRKASAPPSVVQCVEESMCLGGGH, from the exons ATGTGCCCCACGTGGTGTAGGAGTTGTAATAAAGCGACAGATCGGGAGCAGTCGCTGGTGACTTTGGAG GAACTGTTGCCAGAGCAGTACAGCCacactgtgtgcagctttgaGACGACGGGAGACATCAATTTCAAGGCAGCCATAAAACTGAAGCTGTCCAGtgaggaagagacaaagagatggcTGGAAGACTTCCAAAGATCATCAGGCTACACATGGCGAAAGTCCAAAACGTACCCTAATGCTGGGCGCTACAACAAGTATCGA GTGGACTACAGGTGCAGGACAATGAAGAAGAACACTTCTTGCCCAGCTACTCTGTTCCTGATCTTGAAAAGGCAGCCAGGATGTGGAGAACGGAAGTCGAg ATCTGGAGATCCTCACATGAAGGAGGGACTCGTCCTTCATGTTAACTTGCGCAATGAGCACAACCATCATGTTTCATGTACTGCAGCCACGACGAGGAGAGATGTTTCAAGGGAAActgttgaaaagctgaaaaagcTTTTTGAAAGTGGCCACTCTCCTTCATCAGCACTCAGCATGCTGAAGTACGATTTAcaagaggaggaacaggacaATTATGTGTACGCTGCTGCAGATCGTTCGGTCTGTCCAGATTTGCAGTTTTGTTACAG ACTGTACTGCAAACTGTTCAGAAAAGCATACAGTGCAGCACCAGGGGAAGAGATGTTCAAAGATCTTGAACAAACCATTGCTAATTACAACAAGGAGCAAGGAGATGTCTGTGCCAGGATGTGCAAAACCACTGACAATCAGTTGGTGATTGCCATTTGCACTCCAATGATGAGGAGGGTCCATGCCAGGTTAAAAGAGAGTAGTGAGATGGTGTTTGTGGACTCTACAGGGAATTTTAACCGCCACAAACACCGCCTCTTCCTACTCCTCACGCATTCGTCGGCTGGTGGTTTGCCTTTGGGTGTGTTTATCACCACATCTCAAACCCAGGCAaccatttcagctgctgtggagctgctacagacTGTCTTTCCACCTGACAGGTTCTTTGGCCACCCAGAGGGACCTCTTGTTGCAATGACTGACAACTGCACCACTCTCAGACAGGCACTGCATGAAGCATTCCCCAAAGCCACACTGGTCCTTTGTGTGTCCCACCTCCTTCAGGCCATGTGGAGATGGCTGTGGAGCAGTTCAAATGGAGTCCCTGTGCAGCACAGGGCCCACCTCCTGAAGTCCTTCAGAGGTTTGGTGTATGCTtccacaccagcagctctcaTGGATGGTTACAACAGGCTGATCGAGGACCACATTGTCTCTCAGCACCCAAAGTTTGTGCGACACCTTCAGGAGGTCTTCAAGCAGCGAGAGGAGTGGGCCATCTGCCTGCAGGTGCAGCTGTCCGCCAGAGGGAACCAGACCAACGACTATGTGGAAAGTGCCATGAGGGTGGTGAAAGAGAAGGTCCTCCACCAACTGAAAGCCTACAATGTGACACAGTTGGTGAACTTTGTGGTCACAAGGATGGAGGCACACTACACCCGCCGCCTCACAGACGTTGCCAACAATCGGCTGCAAACTTCTCTTAAGAGGTTATTGAAAACAGATGGCATCGGGACAGACTCTGTTGTGCAG AACGATCGAGACAGCTACACTGTGGCGAGCTCATCAAATGCTGCAGTGTCCTACCATGTCAACATGGACATCGGCTGCTGCACGTGTCCAGCAGGGATTATGGGTGGACACTGTAAGCATCAAAGTACAGTAGCCATGATGTTTGGACATAATGACAGCGGCCTTCGTAGCTTGTCACCAGACACACGGAAGCTGTACTATCAAATTGCCACTG GAAGAGACATTCCAGAAGACTGGTTGCAGACATTGGTGCTGGACAAACCACCTGTGTCtgagagagctgcagaaatgtaCTCCTGTCCTGCCACAG ACACCGATGCTGAAAGCTTGCTCGAGCCAAAGGAGTCATCACTGATCCAAACGCATCCAAGTACCTCAGTGGAGACAGATACCA GCGAACTGCCCCTCAAGGAAAGGCTGAACAGCATGTTCCTGGACATCACCAAGAAACTGGACAACCCCGACTTCACCCATTCCATCACTTCATTTATGAAGACttatgaaaacatcaaaacagacaGCGCCATGGTCTCAGCTCTTTCCTCATTTGGAAAGTCTCTCCAAACAAAAGCCAGAGGCTGCAAAAGACTGAGGGGCTACCTGCAAACCTCCACGCACATCGGAGTACAGTCGACAGCTGTGTCCAGGAGGAAAACCTTTTTGGGTGGAAGAAGGGTCTCGAGCAGTGGACGACCACCAAAGCCGATGAGAAAGGACCATGCCTATGGAAGAACTGGAAGAAAGGCAAGCGCTCCGCCTTCTGTTGTGCAATGTGTGGAGGAGAGTATGTGCCTTGGGGGGGGGCACTAA
- the dlat gene encoding dihydrolipoyllysine-residue acetyltransferase component of pyruvate dehydrogenase complex, mitochondrial, with protein MLRLILRLRPSAGLPCPRALPAGPVALGSRSVPGTGCLRRLHCGAGYRSMSLGSGLSHRGTLLRCPQLTGGCQSTRFYSLPPHQKVELPALSPTMQTGTIARWEKKEGEKISEGDLIAEVETDKATVGFEMLEECYLAKILVAEGTRDVNVGAVICITVESPDLIPAFKDVTLDSIKAAGAGPSPAASAPPPPPPAAAAPPAAPGSSYPAHMKITLPALSPTMTMGTVQRWEKKVGEKLSEGDLLAEIETDKATIGFEVQEEGYLAKILVAEGTRDVPLGMPLCIIVEKESDIAAFKDYVETGVAEVSTPPPAPPPAPAAAPAAAPSPAPAAAAPAAPRKGRVFASPLAKKLAAEKGIDLAQVSGSGPDGRITRKDIDSFVPPKAAPAVAAAPTPAAAPAAPAPAPAGTFTDIPISNIRKVIAQRLMQSKQTIPHYYLSVDVNMDQVLELRKELNAEVKAQNIKLSVNDFIIKASALACLKVPECNSSWLDTVIRQNHVVDVSVAVSTASGLITPIVFNAHTKGLATISSDVSALAAKARDGKLQPHEFQGGTFTISNLGMFGVKNFSAIINPPQSCILAVGGSEKRLMPADNEKGFDVASMMSVTLSCDHRVVDGAVGAQWLAEFRKFLEKPVTMLL; from the exons ATGCTTCGTCTGATCCTGCGGCTCAGGCCATCCGCCGGGCTCCCCTGTCCCCGTGCCCTCCCGGCCGGGCCTGTTGCGCTCGGCTCCCGCTCCGTGCCCGGAACCGGCTGTCTGCGGCGGCTTCACTGCGGGGCGGGGTACCGCTCCATGTCTTTGGGCTCCGGCCTCAGCCACAGAGGCACTCTCCTGCGGTGTCCCCAGCTGACAGGCGGCTGTCAGAGCACGCGTTTCTACAGCCTGCCGCCGCACCAGAAG GTGGAGCTTCCCGCACTGTCACCCACCATGCAGACAGGGACGATCGCTCGctgggagaagaaggagggagaaaagatcAGCGAAGGTGACCTTATAGCTGAG GTGGAGACCGACAAGGCTACTGTTGGTTTTGAGATGCTGGAGGAGTGCTATCTGGCAAAGATCCTGGTTGCTGAAGGCACCAGAGATGTCAACGTTGGAGCAGTGATCTGCATCACAGTTGAGAG CCCTGACCTCATCCCAGCCTTTAAGGACGTGACGTTGGACTCTATCAAAGCAGCCGGTGCCGGTCCCTCACCAGctgcctctgctcctcctcctcctcctcctgctgccgctgctcctcctgcagccccGGGCAGCTCTTACCCCGCACACATGAAG aTCACACTTCCTGCCCTCTCTCCCACCATGACGATGGGAACAGTGCAGCGCTGGGAGAAGAAGGTCGGGGAGAAGCTGAGTGAAGGAGATCTGCTGGCTGAGATAGAGACTGACAAGGCAACCATCG gCTTtgaggtgcaggaggagggatATTTGGCCAAAATCTTGGTGGCAGAGGGCACTCGGGATGTTCCCCTGGGAATGCCGCTCTGCATCATTGTagagaaagaaagtgacatCGCTGCCTTCAAGGATTATGTAGAGACCGGGGTGGCAGAGGTTTCCACAccacctccagctccacctccagcacca GCTGCAGCTCCGGCTGCTGCACCCAGTCCTGCTCCCGCAGCCGCTGCCCCTGCAGCGCCCAGGAAGGGTCGCGTGTTTGCCAGCCCGCTCGCCAAGAAACTTGCCGCTGAGAAAGGAATTGACCTGGCACAGGTCAGCG GCTCCGGTCCGGATGGACGCATCACCAGGAAAGATATTGACAGCTTTGTTCCACCAAAGGCTGCACCT GCCGTAGCTGCTGCTCCcactccagctgcagctccagccgCTCCTGCACCTGCACCGGCCGGGACCTTCACAGACATCCCTATCAGCAACATCCGCAAG GTGATCGCTCAGAGGTTGATGCAGTCCAAGCAAACCATCCCCCACTATTATCTGTCTGTAGATGTCAACATGGACCAAGTGCTCGAGCTTCGGAAAGAGCTCAACGCT gaagtGAAAGCCCAGAATATCAAGCTCAGTGTGAATGACTTCATCATCAAAGCCAGTGCTCTGGCCTGCCTCAAGGTTCCCGAGTGTAACTCCTCCTGGCTGGACACGGTCATCCGCCA GAATCATGTGGTGGACGTGAGTGTAGCGGTGAGCACAGCCAGCGGCCTCATCACACCCATAGTGTTTAATGCGCACACCAAAGGACTGGCGACCATCAGCTCCGACGTGTCCGCTCTCGCTGCCAAGGCGAGAGACGGCAAGCTGCAGCCGCATGAGTTCCAG gGAGGTACGTTCACGATCTCTAATTTGGGGATGTTTGGTGTCAAGAACTTCTCTGCGATAATCAACCCTCCTCAGTCCTGTATTCTCGCCGTCGGCGGCTCAGAGAAACGGTTGATGCCTGCTGATAATGAGAAAGG ATTTGACGTAGCCAGCATGATGTCGGTGACACTGAGCTGCGACCACCGGGTGGTGGACGGGGCGGTCGGCGCCCAGTGGCTGGCGGAGTTCCGCAAGTTCCTGGAGAAACCCGTCACCATGCTGTTGTGA
- the zgc:165604 gene encoding immunoglobulin superfamily member 11 produces MGSSVRWMLWTLCASFTALENVALRVTMRESSLKVVQGDFVVLPCSFFTSSPLSRLNVIWTLAPFSSPETPIQVIVYDHGQVIEDPALIGRVGFTGIPWSADIVLNDTRVSDAGIYRCMVNNPPETADPGIGELELSVLAPPSLPVCQWDGDIDMGGSVTLSCSVAEGVPTPEIRWDKLNPEEIALPINMEGDLSGSVQIINVSSQTSGLYRCSATNILGTENCYVNLSIYSTPDSSSGVLQGVLLTLSMCLVLLALLALVLWLHRTGQDGRWREGKEEAEECYNEIRYTPSLMKRSFV; encoded by the exons ATGGGCTCGTCTGTAAGATGGATGCTCTGGACCCTGTGTGCGAGTTTCACCGCTCTGGAGAACG TTGCGCTCCGGGTGACCATGAGGGAGTCCAGCCTAAAGGTGGTTCAAGGGGATTTTGTGGTCCTGCCCTgctccttcttcacctccaGCCCACTCTCCAGACTCAACGTCATCTGGACTCTGGCTCCCTTCTCCAGTCCAGAGACCCCGATACAG GTGATTGTGTACGACCATGGACAGGTGATCGAAGACCCAGCCCTCATTGGCAGGGTGGGTTTTACTG GTATTCCCTGGAGTGCAGACATTGTCCTGAATGACACACGTGTATCAGACGCTGGCATTTACCGCTGCATGGTCAATAACCCGCCAGAGACGGCAGATCCCGGCATAGGAGAACTGGAGCTCAGTGTTCTGG CGCCGCCTTCGCTGCCTGTGTGCCAGTGGGACGGAGATATTGATATGGGAGGAAGTGTCACGCTGTCCTGCTCGGTGGCGGAGGGTGTCCCCACTCCAGAGATCCGCTGGGATAAACTGAATCCAGAGGAAATCGCACTTCCCATCAACATGGAGG ggGATCTGTCAGGCTCCGTCCAGATTATCAACGTGTCCTCACAGACGTCTGGCTTGTACCGCTGCTCTGCCACCAACATCCTGGGAACAGAGAACTGCTACGTCAACCTGTCCATCTACAGCA ccccGGACAGCTCCTCGGGCGTGCTGCAGGGCGTGCTGCTGACCTTGTCCATGTGCTTGGTGTTGCTGGCGCTGCTGGCGCTCGTGCTGTGGCTCCATCGCACGGGACAGGACGGGAGGTGGCgggaggggaaagaggaggcggaggagtgTTACAATGAGATTCGGTACACTCCGTCTCTGATGAAGCGCTCGTTCGTTTGA